From one Leifsonia soli genomic stretch:
- a CDS encoding family 20 glycosylhydrolase produces MVVPRPVLTQPSPGSPFVLGPTARISVAGPGADTVGRLLSDALAGDCSRDLPVVAEPPAFGDIALVIAHGEGPHDDGSDSAEGYTLEVAAEGVRIGAATPAGAFWGVQTLRQLLPADGDGDGDGLTVEQVRIHDHPRYAYRGAMLDVARHFFTPAEVKRFIDAIVLLKVNHLHLHLTDDQGWRIHIESWPELTRIGGSTGSDGSRGGFYTQDEFRDIVAYAAERNVTVVPELDMPGHTNAALASYPVLNPDGVARPLYTGSDVGFSTLRTGDAVTRRFVRDVVREVAALTPGPLLHLGGDECLSTAPDDFVAFVEEAAHVVAENGKTPVGWHEMGKAHGLPAGTVGQYWDFTTPRDRSAEYAVSFVRGGGSLILSPSDAAYLDIVYAEGDPIGQDWTGKPTTLRDAFVWDPARVIPGVGDAHILGVEAALWTETVGTIEEVEEMVLPRLAAVAEVGWSPAPADTEPVEAARDLDEFGARVARLAEHWDATGTRYRRVPDVPWPEPVG; encoded by the coding sequence GTGGTCGTGCCCCGCCCCGTTCTCACCCAGCCGTCGCCGGGCTCCCCCTTCGTGCTGGGGCCGACCGCCCGCATCAGCGTGGCCGGGCCGGGAGCGGACACCGTCGGACGCCTGCTGAGCGATGCGCTCGCCGGCGACTGCTCGCGCGACCTGCCGGTCGTCGCGGAGCCTCCCGCGTTCGGCGACATCGCCCTGGTGATCGCGCACGGCGAGGGGCCGCACGACGACGGGTCGGACAGTGCGGAAGGCTACACGCTGGAGGTCGCCGCCGAGGGCGTGCGGATCGGCGCCGCCACCCCGGCCGGTGCGTTCTGGGGCGTCCAGACCCTGCGTCAGCTGCTCCCGGCCGACGGCGACGGCGACGGCGACGGGCTGACGGTCGAGCAGGTCCGCATCCACGACCATCCCCGATACGCGTACCGCGGCGCGATGCTGGATGTCGCCCGCCACTTCTTCACGCCCGCCGAAGTGAAGCGGTTCATCGACGCGATCGTTCTGCTCAAGGTCAACCACCTGCACCTGCACCTGACGGACGACCAGGGGTGGCGCATCCACATCGAGTCGTGGCCGGAGCTGACCCGCATCGGCGGCTCGACCGGCAGCGACGGCAGCCGCGGCGGCTTCTACACGCAGGACGAGTTCCGCGACATCGTCGCCTACGCCGCCGAGCGGAACGTCACCGTCGTCCCCGAGCTCGACATGCCGGGGCATACGAACGCGGCGCTCGCGTCCTATCCCGTGCTCAACCCGGACGGCGTGGCCCGGCCGCTGTACACCGGGTCCGACGTCGGCTTCAGCACACTGCGGACGGGGGATGCGGTGACCCGGCGATTCGTGCGCGATGTCGTCCGCGAAGTGGCCGCCCTGACACCCGGTCCGCTGCTCCACCTCGGCGGCGACGAGTGCCTGAGCACCGCGCCCGACGACTTCGTCGCGTTCGTCGAGGAGGCGGCCCACGTCGTCGCCGAGAACGGCAAGACGCCGGTCGGCTGGCACGAGATGGGCAAGGCGCACGGACTGCCCGCCGGGACCGTCGGGCAGTACTGGGACTTCACAACGCCGCGCGATCGCTCGGCCGAGTACGCCGTGTCCTTCGTCCGCGGCGGCGGGTCGCTCATCCTGTCGCCGTCGGACGCCGCCTACCTCGACATCGTCTACGCCGAGGGCGACCCGATCGGCCAGGACTGGACCGGCAAGCCGACCACCCTGCGCGATGCGTTCGTGTGGGATCCGGCGCGGGTGATCCCCGGCGTCGGGGATGCGCACATCCTCGGCGTGGAGGCCGCCCTGTGGACCGAGACGGTCGGCACCATCGAGGAGGTCGAGGAGATGGTCCTCCCCCGGCTGGCCGCGGTCGCCGAGGTGGGCTGGTCGCCGGCACCGGCCGACACCGAGCCCGTCGAGGCCGCCCGCGATCTGGACGAGTTCGGCGCGCGCGTCGCCCGGCTCGCCGAGCACTGGGATGCGACAGGCACCCGGTACCGGCGCGTGCCGGACGTGCCGTGGCCGGAGCCCGTCGGCTGA
- a CDS encoding carbohydrate ABC transporter permease: MTAPAPVALAGAPTPRRRRPRSAGGSWRVAGKTVAGIVIALVFIAPYLIMLIGSFKSRNNILAVPPTYLPEQWHPENYLTMWSTPETPLPYNLISTIVISVFATVLVLLVCVPAAYYTARFRFPGRGIFLFLVIVTQMLQPTVLATGLFKEMVALGINDTWLAMILVNAAFNLAFAIWIMHSFFAGVPKEVDEAAQLDGAGKWTVLFRVQLPLVWPGIVTAIIYTFVASWNEFAASLVILSTDANQPLSVALTKFVGQYDAAWQYVFAVSVVAVIPVVILFMLIEKRLVGGLTAGSVK, translated from the coding sequence GTGACCGCGCCAGCCCCCGTCGCCCTCGCCGGAGCGCCGACGCCGCGCCGCCGCCGCCCCCGGTCGGCCGGCGGTTCCTGGCGCGTCGCCGGGAAGACCGTCGCCGGCATCGTGATCGCCCTGGTCTTCATCGCGCCGTACCTGATCATGCTGATCGGCTCGTTCAAGAGCAGGAACAACATCCTCGCCGTCCCGCCGACCTACCTGCCCGAGCAGTGGCATCCCGAGAACTACCTCACGATGTGGTCGACGCCCGAGACGCCGCTGCCGTACAACCTCATCTCCACCATCGTCATCTCCGTGTTCGCGACGGTGCTGGTGCTGCTGGTCTGCGTTCCCGCTGCGTACTACACGGCGCGGTTCCGCTTCCCGGGCCGCGGGATCTTCCTGTTCCTCGTCATCGTGACCCAGATGCTCCAGCCGACCGTGCTCGCGACGGGTCTCTTCAAGGAGATGGTGGCGCTCGGGATCAACGACACCTGGCTGGCGATGATCCTCGTCAACGCCGCCTTCAACCTCGCGTTCGCGATCTGGATCATGCACAGCTTCTTCGCGGGCGTGCCGAAGGAGGTCGACGAGGCGGCGCAGCTCGACGGCGCAGGCAAGTGGACCGTCCTGTTCCGCGTGCAGCTGCCGCTGGTCTGGCCGGGCATCGTCACGGCGATCATCTACACCTTCGTGGCGTCGTGGAACGAGTTCGCGGCCAGCCTCGTGATCCTGTCCACGGATGCGAACCAGCCGCTCTCGGTGGCGCTCACCAAGTTCGTCGGCCAGTACGACGCGGCGTGGCAGTATGTCTTCGCCGTCTCGGTGGTCGCTGTCATCCCGGTCGTCATCCTGTTCATGCTCATCGAGAAGCGCCTCGTCGGCGGACTCACCGCCGGCAGCGTGAAGTAG
- a CDS encoding carbohydrate ABC transporter permease codes for MTSTAEATRAGAATGRPRRGASPKPTGGASDLWHAVPWTLPALILIFGVVLFPAGYMIYNSTRKISIAGVDHGSVGLQNYITVLSRPELPGILLNSLVWVVSVVVITVVISLALAQFLDKNFPGRRWVRMAIIVPWAASVVMTTTVFVYGLDPFYGIINKFLVDIHLLAEPFGFTKEPVPAFISSIGIAVFVSLPFTTYTILAGLAGIPGDMLEAAKMDGAGAFRAYFSVTLPNLRSAIALAALINIINVFNSLPILKLMTGSIPGYKADTTTTYVFKLLQNEQRIDLSSALSVINFLIVLVVVGIYLWVVKPMKEVS; via the coding sequence ATGACCAGCACCGCTGAAGCGACCCGCGCGGGGGCGGCCACCGGCCGTCCCCGCCGCGGGGCGTCCCCCAAGCCCACCGGCGGGGCGTCCGATCTCTGGCACGCCGTGCCGTGGACGCTGCCCGCCCTCATCCTGATCTTCGGCGTCGTGCTGTTCCCGGCCGGCTACATGATCTACAACTCCACCCGGAAGATCTCGATCGCCGGGGTGGACCACGGATCGGTCGGCCTGCAGAACTACATCACGGTGCTGTCGCGGCCGGAGCTCCCCGGCATCCTGCTCAACTCCCTGGTCTGGGTGGTCTCGGTGGTCGTGATCACCGTGGTGATCTCGCTCGCCCTGGCCCAGTTCCTCGACAAGAACTTCCCCGGCCGGCGCTGGGTGCGGATGGCGATCATCGTCCCGTGGGCCGCCAGCGTGGTGATGACCACGACCGTGTTCGTCTACGGCCTCGACCCGTTCTACGGGATCATCAACAAGTTCCTGGTCGACATCCACCTGCTCGCCGAGCCCTTCGGCTTCACGAAGGAGCCGGTTCCGGCGTTCATCTCGTCGATCGGCATCGCGGTGTTCGTCTCGCTGCCGTTCACGACGTACACGATCCTCGCCGGGCTGGCCGGGATCCCCGGCGACATGCTCGAGGCGGCGAAGATGGACGGCGCCGGAGCGTTCCGCGCCTACTTCAGCGTCACTCTCCCGAACCTGCGGAGCGCGATCGCCCTCGCGGCGCTGATCAACATCATCAACGTGTTCAACTCGCTGCCCATCCTGAAACTGATGACCGGGTCCATCCCCGGATACAAAGCGGACACGACGACCACCTACGTGTTCAAGCTGCTCCAGAACGAACAGCGCATCGACCTGTCCAGCGCCCTCAGCGTGATCAACTTCCTGATCGTGCTCGTCGTCGTCGGCATCTACCTGTGGGTCGTGAAGCCGATGAAGGAGGTCTCGTGA
- a CDS encoding extracellular solute-binding protein, producing the protein MKKSLRWGAAVATAAVATMTLASCGFSGGSGGSSGGAQTLDLMVASYSDNTKTEWQQIIKDFEAKNSDIKVNLDVESWTDINNVIKTRIQAQKQPDILNIDAFAGFAADDLLYPAKDIVSSATLDDFQDAFKKNASIDGTQYGLPFIASARALFYNKDDFSKAGISAPPKTWAEFEDAAAKLKAAGITPYGMPLGSEEAQAETALWFYGAGGGYGDAKKLTIDSSENVEGATEMQKIITQGYTEANPGSTNRTPLLNVFIQGQLGMQVGLPPTVGQIKDKNPSLQYGIAPIPTKDGSPFTLGVADHLMAFKNKTDKTASIKKFLDYFYSKDVYTKWVTAEGFLPTTKSGAEAMGSDETIKPFLDLLPNAKFYPSTNPNWSAAQGAIQSQIGQLGQGAKPEDLLKSIQAKADGQ; encoded by the coding sequence ATGAAGAAGTCACTGCGGTGGGGAGCGGCGGTCGCAACCGCGGCGGTCGCCACCATGACGCTCGCCTCCTGCGGCTTCAGCGGCGGGTCCGGCGGCTCGTCCGGCGGCGCGCAGACGCTCGACCTGATGGTCGCCAGCTACTCGGACAACACCAAGACCGAGTGGCAGCAGATCATCAAGGACTTCGAGGCCAAGAACAGCGATATCAAGGTCAACCTCGACGTCGAATCCTGGACCGACATCAACAACGTCATCAAGACGCGGATCCAGGCGCAGAAGCAGCCCGACATCCTGAACATCGACGCGTTCGCCGGCTTCGCGGCCGACGACCTGCTCTACCCGGCGAAGGACATCGTCTCCTCCGCGACGCTCGACGACTTCCAGGACGCCTTCAAGAAGAACGCGAGCATCGACGGCACCCAGTACGGGCTCCCGTTCATCGCGTCCGCCCGCGCGCTGTTCTACAACAAGGACGACTTCTCCAAGGCCGGCATCTCCGCCCCGCCGAAGACGTGGGCCGAGTTCGAGGACGCGGCCGCCAAGCTGAAGGCCGCCGGGATCACGCCGTACGGCATGCCGCTCGGCAGCGAGGAGGCGCAGGCCGAGACCGCGCTCTGGTTCTACGGGGCCGGCGGCGGCTACGGCGACGCCAAGAAGCTGACCATCGACAGCTCGGAGAACGTCGAAGGCGCCACCGAGATGCAGAAGATCATCACGCAGGGCTACACGGAGGCGAACCCCGGTTCGACCAACCGCACCCCGCTGCTGAACGTCTTCATCCAGGGCCAGCTCGGCATGCAGGTCGGCCTGCCGCCGACCGTCGGTCAGATCAAGGACAAGAACCCGTCGCTGCAGTACGGCATCGCGCCGATCCCGACCAAGGACGGCTCGCCGTTCACCCTCGGCGTCGCGGACCACCTGATGGCGTTCAAGAACAAGACCGACAAGACGGCCTCGATCAAGAAGTTCCTCGACTACTTCTACTCGAAGGACGTCTACACCAAGTGGGTCACGGCCGAAGGCTTCCTGCCGACGACCAAGTCCGGTGCGGAGGCGATGGGCTCGGACGAGACCATCAAGCCGTTCCTCGACCTGCTGCCGAACGCCAAGTTCTACCCGTCCACCAACCCGAACTGGTCGGCCGCGCAGGGCGCGATCCAGAGCCAGATCGGGCAGCTCGGTCAGGGCGCCAAGCCCGAAGACCTGCTGAAGTCCATCCAGGCGAAGGCCGACGGCCAGTAA
- a CDS encoding SIS domain-containing protein, with product MEAELRSQPETWATAAGLREEQSLLPAAGERIAVVGCGTSWFMAQSYAALRETAGHGVTDAFAASEAFVDRDYDAIVAITRSGTTTEVLELLDALRGSGNRARTVGIVGDPDTPLVGLVDVAIRLPFADEQSVVQTRFATTALALVRASLGHDLSPAIDQAAAAIEEDLDDELVTADQYSFLGAGWTVGLAHEAALKMREASQSWTESYPAKEYRHGPIAIAAPGRVTWMLGEAPAGLAGDVAATGARFEDRPIDGMADLVRAQRVALARARRAGLDPDSPRNLTRSVILPS from the coding sequence ATGGAGGCCGAGCTGCGGTCGCAGCCGGAGACGTGGGCGACCGCGGCCGGACTGCGCGAGGAGCAGTCGCTTCTCCCCGCGGCCGGCGAGCGCATCGCCGTCGTCGGCTGCGGCACCTCGTGGTTCATGGCGCAGTCGTACGCGGCGCTGCGCGAGACCGCCGGGCACGGCGTCACCGATGCGTTCGCCGCTTCCGAGGCGTTCGTCGACCGGGACTACGACGCCATCGTCGCCATCACGCGCTCGGGAACGACGACCGAGGTGCTCGAACTGCTCGACGCGCTGCGCGGTTCCGGCAACCGGGCCCGCACCGTCGGCATCGTCGGCGACCCGGACACCCCGCTCGTCGGACTGGTGGATGTGGCCATCCGGCTGCCCTTCGCCGACGAGCAGTCCGTCGTGCAGACCCGGTTCGCCACCACGGCCCTCGCGCTCGTCCGCGCCTCGCTCGGCCACGATCTCTCCCCCGCGATCGACCAGGCCGCCGCGGCGATCGAGGAAGACCTCGATGATGAGCTCGTCACCGCGGATCAGTACAGCTTCCTCGGCGCGGGCTGGACGGTCGGGCTCGCCCACGAGGCGGCGCTCAAGATGCGCGAGGCGTCGCAGTCGTGGACGGAGTCGTATCCCGCCAAGGAGTACCGCCACGGACCGATCGCGATCGCCGCGCCCGGCCGGGTCACCTGGATGCTCGGCGAGGCGCCGGCCGGGCTGGCCGGTGACGTCGCCGCCACCGGGGCGCGCTTCGAGGACCGCCCGATCGACGGGATGGCCGACCTGGTGCGCGCGCAGCGGGTCGCTCTGGCCCGCGCCCGTCGCGCCGGACTCGACCCCGACAGCCCCCGCAACCTCACCCGATCGGTCATCCTCCCCTCGTGA
- a CDS encoding ROK family protein: MTAEPLTPLPAAAPLGDGAPVLAFDVGGTDTKAALVDAAGRLVQVVRIPTPHAGDATGDAVVAAIAAVAERFRAEHPGVVPQAAGLLVPGHVDDDAGVGIFAENLGWRDFPFRDRAEAALGVPVAFSHDVRGAGEAEHRLGAAAPYRDVVVMAIGTGIAGAIFLDGRLHTGGGLAGEMGHSRVADGPLCACGGIGCLEAVASAAAIARRYNALTGADVPGAREVLALAQSGDEAARAVWDSAVDALALDLSHTVALLAPEAVVIGGGLAQAGPALFEPLAEKLDAILTFHRRPVLLPASIGENAGLIGAALRARDRSAGSAARSVEPSAEVAS; this comes from the coding sequence GTGACCGCAGAGCCCCTGACCCCGCTGCCGGCCGCCGCTCCGCTGGGAGACGGCGCACCGGTGCTCGCGTTCGACGTCGGAGGGACGGACACCAAGGCCGCCCTCGTGGATGCCGCCGGCCGGCTGGTGCAGGTGGTGCGCATCCCGACCCCGCACGCCGGCGATGCGACCGGCGACGCGGTGGTGGCGGCGATCGCCGCCGTCGCCGAACGGTTCCGGGCGGAGCACCCGGGCGTCGTTCCGCAGGCGGCCGGGCTGCTGGTGCCGGGCCACGTGGACGACGACGCCGGGGTCGGCATCTTCGCCGAGAACCTGGGCTGGCGCGACTTCCCGTTCCGCGACCGCGCTGAGGCCGCGCTCGGCGTCCCGGTGGCGTTCAGCCACGACGTCCGCGGCGCCGGCGAGGCGGAGCACCGGCTGGGCGCCGCCGCACCCTACCGCGACGTGGTCGTGATGGCGATCGGCACCGGCATCGCCGGGGCGATCTTCCTCGACGGCCGGCTGCACACCGGCGGCGGCCTGGCCGGCGAGATGGGCCACTCCCGGGTCGCCGACGGACCGCTCTGCGCCTGCGGCGGCATCGGCTGCCTCGAGGCCGTCGCGTCGGCCGCGGCCATCGCGCGGCGGTACAACGCGCTCACCGGTGCCGACGTTCCTGGTGCCCGGGAGGTGCTCGCCCTGGCGCAGTCCGGGGACGAGGCCGCCCGCGCGGTCTGGGACTCTGCGGTGGATGCGCTCGCGCTCGATCTCTCGCACACCGTCGCGCTGCTGGCGCCCGAGGCGGTGGTGATCGGCGGCGGACTGGCGCAGGCCGGCCCTGCGCTGTTCGAGCCGCTGGCGGAGAAGCTCGACGCCATCCTCACCTTCCACCGGCGCCCCGTGCTGCTGCCGGCGAGCATCGGCGAGAACGCCGGGCTGATCGGGGCGGCGCTGCGGGCGCGAGACCGCAGTGCCGGTTCGGCGGCGCGGTCGGTCGAGCCCAGCGCAGAGGTGGCGTCGTGA
- a CDS encoding hexose kinase produces the protein MILTVTPNPALDLTYRVPRLLPGETHRAAAPAVRAGGKGLNVARVLAQTGSAAFILTTAGGAPGLRLADDLEASQLPSELVPVAAPTRSSVAVFDESSGETTVINETGGPLTPAEWTALHDAVDRLVVPATCVVGSGSLPPDAPDDVYARLAAAADAHGLPSVIDAVGAPLVRAAEAGASVVKPNRRELAETTGLDDPVAGARVLLDAGAGLVLVSLGAEGMLAVPPEGEPVHARLGTPLTGNATGAGDAAVAAVASLLAAGVSDPSALVRRATAWSAAAVLAPLAGELAPGFRDVESRIETG, from the coding sequence GTGATCCTCACCGTCACGCCGAACCCGGCGCTCGATCTCACGTACCGGGTGCCGCGGCTGCTCCCCGGCGAGACGCATCGCGCGGCCGCCCCGGCCGTCCGCGCCGGAGGCAAAGGGCTCAACGTCGCCCGCGTGCTGGCGCAGACCGGGAGCGCCGCATTCATCCTCACCACCGCGGGAGGCGCCCCCGGACTCCGGCTCGCCGACGATCTGGAGGCGTCGCAGCTGCCCTCGGAGCTCGTGCCGGTCGCCGCGCCGACGCGCAGCAGCGTCGCCGTCTTCGACGAGTCGAGCGGCGAGACGACGGTGATCAACGAGACCGGCGGCCCGCTCACCCCGGCCGAGTGGACGGCCCTGCACGACGCCGTCGACCGGCTCGTCGTTCCCGCGACCTGCGTCGTCGGGTCGGGCAGCCTCCCGCCGGATGCGCCGGACGACGTGTACGCCCGCCTGGCCGCCGCCGCCGACGCGCACGGACTGCCCAGCGTGATCGACGCGGTCGGGGCGCCGCTCGTCCGCGCGGCCGAGGCCGGCGCCTCCGTCGTGAAGCCGAACCGCCGCGAACTGGCCGAGACGACCGGCCTGGACGACCCGGTCGCCGGGGCGCGCGTGCTCCTCGACGCCGGAGCCGGGCTGGTCCTCGTCTCGCTCGGCGCCGAGGGCATGCTCGCGGTGCCGCCCGAAGGCGAGCCCGTCCACGCCCGCCTCGGAACGCCGCTGACGGGCAATGCCACCGGGGCCGGGGATGCGGCCGTCGCCGCGGTCGCGAGCCTGCTCGCCGCCGGTGTCTCCGATCCGTCCGCCCTGGTCCGCCGCGCCACCGCCTGGTCGGCCGCCGCCGTGCTCGCCCCGCTCGCCGGCGAGCTCGCGCCCGGCTTCCGGGACGTCGAGTCCCGGATCGAGACCGGCTGA
- a CDS encoding class II fructose-bisphosphate aldolase has product MPLVPTADLLHAAVGRRTGLAAFNVILLETAEALVDAAEQTGLPVILQISQNCVAYHGSLDPIASATLALARESTAHVAVHLDHAEDEQLARRAVESGFGSVMYDGAALDYEHNVAATVRVVEHAHANDVLVEAELGEIGGKDGAHAPGVRTDPDEARRFVEETGVDALAVAVGSSHAMTERTASLDLDLIARLRHAVPVPLVLHGSSGVADETIEAAIRAGITKVNVSTHLNRFFTDAIRAYLAAHPDVVDPRKYVREGRSAVTREAARLMTLFDVAGGTESAQR; this is encoded by the coding sequence ATGCCCCTCGTCCCCACCGCCGACCTGCTGCACGCGGCCGTCGGCCGCCGCACCGGGCTGGCCGCCTTCAACGTCATCCTGCTGGAGACCGCCGAGGCCCTCGTCGACGCGGCCGAGCAGACCGGGCTCCCCGTCATCCTGCAGATCTCGCAGAACTGCGTCGCGTATCACGGCTCGCTCGACCCCATCGCATCGGCGACGCTCGCCCTGGCCAGGGAGTCGACCGCGCACGTGGCCGTGCACCTCGACCACGCGGAGGACGAGCAGCTCGCCCGACGCGCCGTCGAGAGCGGATTCGGCTCGGTGATGTACGACGGCGCCGCCCTCGACTACGAGCACAACGTCGCCGCGACGGTGCGGGTGGTCGAGCACGCGCACGCCAACGACGTGCTGGTGGAGGCGGAGCTCGGCGAGATCGGCGGGAAGGACGGCGCCCACGCGCCCGGCGTCCGCACCGACCCGGACGAGGCCCGGCGCTTCGTCGAGGAGACCGGGGTCGACGCCCTCGCCGTCGCCGTCGGCAGCTCCCACGCCATGACCGAGCGGACCGCCTCCCTCGACCTCGACCTGATCGCCCGGCTGCGACACGCCGTACCGGTTCCGCTCGTCCTGCACGGCTCCAGCGGCGTCGCGGATGAGACGATCGAGGCGGCGATCCGCGCAGGGATCACCAAGGTCAACGTCTCCACCCACCTCAACCGGTTCTTCACGGACGCGATCCGGGCGTACCTCGCCGCGCATCCCGACGTCGTGGATCCGCGGAAGTACGTGCGGGAGGGACGCTCCGCGGTGACCAGGGAAGCGGCACGCCTGATGACCCTGTTCGATGTGGCAGGCGGAACGGAGAGCGCACAGCGATGA
- a CDS encoding DeoR/GlpR family DNA-binding transcription regulator has translation MNRAERLNAVLDLLAEAGQIEVDDIVAKLDVSAATARRDLDALASQQLLTRTRGGAIGQSVAYDLPIRYKREQHAPEKLRIAQAASALVPRGAVVGLCGGTTSTAVATVLGSRPDLMEPSPHPSLTVVTNAINIAAQLVMRPQIKTVMTGGVVHARSYELVGPYSDVVLEKITMDIAFIGVNGIDPIVGATVHDEGEASVNSLMARRATRAVVVADSSKIGRKAFATLGGPKVLTTLITDDGITDEQRAAFVEHGMEVIVA, from the coding sequence ATGAACAGAGCCGAACGGCTGAACGCCGTGCTCGACCTGCTGGCCGAGGCCGGCCAGATCGAGGTCGACGACATCGTGGCGAAGCTGGATGTGTCGGCGGCCACCGCGCGCCGCGACCTCGACGCGCTGGCCTCGCAGCAGCTGCTGACCCGCACCCGCGGCGGCGCGATCGGGCAGTCGGTCGCCTACGATCTGCCGATCCGCTACAAGCGCGAGCAGCACGCGCCCGAGAAGCTGCGGATCGCGCAGGCGGCGAGCGCCCTCGTCCCCCGCGGCGCCGTGGTCGGGTTGTGCGGCGGCACGACCAGCACCGCCGTCGCGACCGTGCTCGGGTCTCGCCCCGACCTCATGGAGCCCTCGCCGCATCCCAGCCTCACCGTCGTCACCAACGCCATCAACATCGCTGCGCAGCTGGTGATGCGACCGCAGATCAAGACCGTGATGACCGGCGGCGTCGTGCACGCGCGCTCCTACGAGCTCGTCGGCCCGTACAGCGACGTCGTGCTGGAGAAGATCACGATGGACATCGCCTTCATCGGCGTCAACGGCATCGACCCGATCGTCGGAGCGACCGTGCACGACGAGGGCGAAGCGAGCGTCAACTCGCTGATGGCGCGGCGCGCGACCCGGGCCGTCGTGGTGGCCGATTCGTCCAAGATCGGCCGCAAGGCGTTCGCGACCCTGGGCGGCCCGAAGGTGCTGACGACGCTCATCACCGACGACGGCATCACCGACGAGCAACGGGCCGCGTTCGTCGAGCACGGCATGGAGGTGATCGTCGCGTGA